The proteins below come from a single Iocasia fonsfrigidae genomic window:
- a CDS encoding carbohydrate ABC transporter permease: protein MQKKRYEMILLELFIIGIAVIYIYPVFLMGINSVKTFREVVIDVIALPNKITFENYSYVIDKMNYGRLFINNIIITVIGIAGIVAFSSLAAYILDRRRNRYTRLAQLFIITPMLIPFQTFMITLLKVMNVINLSGSRVGLGIQYWGFGIPMATFIYLNFMRTIPKEIDESAFIDGASTFQTFFRVIFPVLKPVTVTVIVLDVMWIWNDFLLPLLMVNNSDKTKTLVLAAYNFVGQYNTQWHYAMTAMVLAVLPSIVFFILLQKYIVKGVVAGSIKG from the coding sequence ATACAAAAAAAGAGATATGAAATGATTCTACTGGAGCTCTTTATAATCGGAATAGCTGTTATCTATATATATCCTGTATTTTTAATGGGAATAAACTCTGTCAAGACCTTTAGGGAAGTTGTTATTGATGTTATTGCTCTTCCCAATAAAATTACTTTTGAAAATTATAGTTATGTTATTGATAAGATGAATTATGGTAGATTATTTATTAACAATATAATCATAACAGTTATTGGGATTGCTGGAATAGTAGCTTTTTCATCTCTGGCGGCATATATTCTTGATAGACGAAGAAATAGATACACGAGATTGGCTCAATTATTTATTATTACACCAATGCTTATTCCCTTTCAAACCTTTATGATAACACTATTAAAGGTTATGAATGTTATAAATTTGTCAGGCAGCCGTGTTGGTCTTGGTATCCAGTACTGGGGATTTGGTATACCTATGGCGACTTTTATTTATCTAAATTTCATGAGAACCATACCAAAGGAAATAGATGAAAGTGCTTTTATAGATGGTGCCTCAACCTTTCAGACATTTTTTCGTGTGATTTTTCCGGTTTTAAAACCCGTTACGGTGACAGTTATAGTGCTGGATGTAATGTGGATCTGGAATGATTTTTTATTACCATTATTAATGGTGAACAATAGTGATAAAACCAAGACCCTTGTTTTAGCTGCCTATAATTTTGTGGGACAGTATAATACCCAGTGGCATTATGCTATGACAGCAATGGTCCTGGCTGT